In a single window of the Oryctolagus cuniculus chromosome 2, mOryCun1.1, whole genome shotgun sequence genome:
- the WBP1 gene encoding WW domain-binding protein 1 isoform X7, whose translation MPSFIIHSIPIWLGALLWLRELCPGVNNQPYLCESGHCCGETGCCTYYYELWWFWLLWTVLILFSCCCAFRHRRAKLRLQQQQRQREINLLAYHGACHGAGPVPSGSLLDLRLLSAFKPPAYEDVVHRPGTPPPPYTVVPGRPLTASGECTCRSSASSCPAHCERTNVEGVSSHQSAPPLQEGEPGAGVSPAHTPPSCRYRRLTGDSGIELCPCPDSSEGEPLKEGRASGTPSDLEDHSPCALPPDSIPQVSPMGLASSEGDIP comes from the exons ATGCCATCCTTTATCATCCACAGCATTCCCATCTGGTTGGGAGCACTGCTCTGG CTTCGAGAGCTGTGCCCAGGAGTGAACAACCAGCCCTACCTCTGTGAGAGTGGCCACTGCTGCGGGGAGACTGGCTGCTGCACCTACTACTATGAGCTCTGGT GGTTCTGGCTACTCTGGACTGTCCTCATCCTCTTTAGCTGCTGTTGCGCCTTCCGCCACCGACGAGCTAAACTTCGGCTGcaacagcagcagcggcagcgcGAGATCAACTTGTTGGCCTACCACGGGGCGTGCCACGGCGCTGGGCCAGTCCCTTCGGGTTCACTGCTTGACCTTC GCCTCCTCAGCGCCTTCAAACCCCCAGCCTATGAAGATGTGGTTCACCGTCCGGGCACACCGCCACCTCCTTATACTGTGGTCCCAGGCCGCCCCTTGACTGCTTCCGGAGAATGCACCTGCCGCTCCTCTGCATCCAGCTGCCCTGCCCACTGCGAGAGGACAAACGTGGAAGGTGTTTCCTCCCACCAGAGTGCCCCCCCTCTTCAGGAGGGTGAGCCTGGGGCAGGCGTGAGCCCGGCCCATACGCCCCCCTCCTGCCGCTATCGTCGCCTGACTGGGGACTCCGGGATAGAGCTCTGCCCTTGTCCTGACTCCAGCGAGGGCGAGCCACTCAAGGAGGGGAGGGCTAGTGGTACCCCATCAGATCTGGAGGACCACTCCCCTTGTGCACTACCCCCAGATAGCATAccccaggtctctcccatggggcTGGCGTCCAGTGAAGGGGACATCCCGTGA
- the WBP1 gene encoding WW domain-binding protein 1 isoform X5: MVAAAKMGRAGTMESPAASSLEGAIWRRAGTQTRALDAILYHPQHSHLLRELCPGVNNQPYLCESGHCCGETGCCTYYYELWWFWLLWTVLILFSCCCAFRHRRAKLRLQQQQRQREINLLAYHGACHGAGPVPSGSLLDLRLLSAFKPPAYEDVVHRPGTPPPPYTVVPGRPLTASGECTCRSSASSCPAHCERTNVEGVSSHQSAPPLQEGEPGAGVSPAHTPPSCRYRRLTGDSGIELCPCPDSSEGEPLKEGRASGTPSDLEDHSPCALPPDSIPQVSPMGLASSEGDIP, encoded by the exons ATGGTGGCGGCAGCGAAGATGGGCCGGGCAGGGACGATGGAG AGTCCGGCAGCGTCTTCTCTTGAGGGAGCAATTTGGAGAAGAGCTGGAACCCAGACTCGCGCCCTGGATGCCATCCTTTATCATCCACAGCATTCCCATCTG CTTCGAGAGCTGTGCCCAGGAGTGAACAACCAGCCCTACCTCTGTGAGAGTGGCCACTGCTGCGGGGAGACTGGCTGCTGCACCTACTACTATGAGCTCTGGT GGTTCTGGCTACTCTGGACTGTCCTCATCCTCTTTAGCTGCTGTTGCGCCTTCCGCCACCGACGAGCTAAACTTCGGCTGcaacagcagcagcggcagcgcGAGATCAACTTGTTGGCCTACCACGGGGCGTGCCACGGCGCTGGGCCAGTCCCTTCGGGTTCACTGCTTGACCTTC GCCTCCTCAGCGCCTTCAAACCCCCAGCCTATGAAGATGTGGTTCACCGTCCGGGCACACCGCCACCTCCTTATACTGTGGTCCCAGGCCGCCCCTTGACTGCTTCCGGAGAATGCACCTGCCGCTCCTCTGCATCCAGCTGCCCTGCCCACTGCGAGAGGACAAACGTGGAAGGTGTTTCCTCCCACCAGAGTGCCCCCCCTCTTCAGGAGGGTGAGCCTGGGGCAGGCGTGAGCCCGGCCCATACGCCCCCCTCCTGCCGCTATCGTCGCCTGACTGGGGACTCCGGGATAGAGCTCTGCCCTTGTCCTGACTCCAGCGAGGGCGAGCCACTCAAGGAGGGGAGGGCTAGTGGTACCCCATCAGATCTGGAGGACCACTCCCCTTGTGCACTACCCCCAGATAGCATAccccaggtctctcccatggggcTGGCGTCCAGTGAAGGGGACATCCCGTGA
- the WBP1 gene encoding WW domain-binding protein 1 isoform X8 has product MVAAAKMGRAGTMEVAAELRELCPGVNNQPYLCESGHCCGETGCCTYYYELWWFWLLWTVLILFSCCCAFRHRRAKLRLQQQQRQREINLLAYHGACHGAGPVPSGSLLDLRLLSAFKPPAYEDVVHRPGTPPPPYTVVPGRPLTASGECTCRSSASSCPAHCERTNVEGVSSHQSAPPLQEGEPGAGVSPAHTPPSCRYRRLTGDSGIELCPCPDSSEGEPLKEGRASGTPSDLEDHSPCALPPDSIPQVSPMGLASSEGDIP; this is encoded by the exons ATGGTGGCGGCAGCGAAGATGGGCCGGGCAGGGACGATGGAGGTGGCGGCAGAg CTTCGAGAGCTGTGCCCAGGAGTGAACAACCAGCCCTACCTCTGTGAGAGTGGCCACTGCTGCGGGGAGACTGGCTGCTGCACCTACTACTATGAGCTCTGGT GGTTCTGGCTACTCTGGACTGTCCTCATCCTCTTTAGCTGCTGTTGCGCCTTCCGCCACCGACGAGCTAAACTTCGGCTGcaacagcagcagcggcagcgcGAGATCAACTTGTTGGCCTACCACGGGGCGTGCCACGGCGCTGGGCCAGTCCCTTCGGGTTCACTGCTTGACCTTC GCCTCCTCAGCGCCTTCAAACCCCCAGCCTATGAAGATGTGGTTCACCGTCCGGGCACACCGCCACCTCCTTATACTGTGGTCCCAGGCCGCCCCTTGACTGCTTCCGGAGAATGCACCTGCCGCTCCTCTGCATCCAGCTGCCCTGCCCACTGCGAGAGGACAAACGTGGAAGGTGTTTCCTCCCACCAGAGTGCCCCCCCTCTTCAGGAGGGTGAGCCTGGGGCAGGCGTGAGCCCGGCCCATACGCCCCCCTCCTGCCGCTATCGTCGCCTGACTGGGGACTCCGGGATAGAGCTCTGCCCTTGTCCTGACTCCAGCGAGGGCGAGCCACTCAAGGAGGGGAGGGCTAGTGGTACCCCATCAGATCTGGAGGACCACTCCCCTTGTGCACTACCCCCAGATAGCATAccccaggtctctcccatggggcTGGCGTCCAGTGAAGGGGACATCCCGTGA
- the WBP1 gene encoding WW domain-binding protein 1 isoform X3 — translation MLVGGALSGWNLRPGSDGGGSEDGPGRDDGGGGRGGRGGAAGGRGGCGLQGAVGGGMARASSGNGSEEAWGALRAPQQQLRELCPGVNNQPYLCESGHCCGETGCCTYYYELWWFWLLWTVLILFSCCCAFRHRRAKLRLQQQQRQREINLLAYHGACHGAGPVPSGSLLDLRLLSAFKPPAYEDVVHRPGTPPPPYTVVPGRPLTASGECTCRSSASSCPAHCERTNVEGVSSHQSAPPLQEGEPGAGVSPAHTPPSCRYRRLTGDSGIELCPCPDSSEGEPLKEGRASGTPSDLEDHSPCALPPDSIPQVSPMGLASSEGDIP, via the exons ATGCTAGTTGGCGGAGCCCTCTCCGGATGGAACCTCCGGCCGGGGAGTGATGGTGGCGGCAGCGAAGATGGGCCGGGCAGGGACGATGGAGGTGGCGGCAGAggtggcaggggcggggcggctgGCGGTAGAGGAGGCTGTGGTCTTCAGGGGGCTGTAGGTGGAGGCATGGCTCGGGCCAGCAGCGGGAACGGCAGCGAGGAGGCCTGGGGGGCACTTCGGGCGCCGCAACAGCAG CTTCGAGAGCTGTGCCCAGGAGTGAACAACCAGCCCTACCTCTGTGAGAGTGGCCACTGCTGCGGGGAGACTGGCTGCTGCACCTACTACTATGAGCTCTGGT GGTTCTGGCTACTCTGGACTGTCCTCATCCTCTTTAGCTGCTGTTGCGCCTTCCGCCACCGACGAGCTAAACTTCGGCTGcaacagcagcagcggcagcgcGAGATCAACTTGTTGGCCTACCACGGGGCGTGCCACGGCGCTGGGCCAGTCCCTTCGGGTTCACTGCTTGACCTTC GCCTCCTCAGCGCCTTCAAACCCCCAGCCTATGAAGATGTGGTTCACCGTCCGGGCACACCGCCACCTCCTTATACTGTGGTCCCAGGCCGCCCCTTGACTGCTTCCGGAGAATGCACCTGCCGCTCCTCTGCATCCAGCTGCCCTGCCCACTGCGAGAGGACAAACGTGGAAGGTGTTTCCTCCCACCAGAGTGCCCCCCCTCTTCAGGAGGGTGAGCCTGGGGCAGGCGTGAGCCCGGCCCATACGCCCCCCTCCTGCCGCTATCGTCGCCTGACTGGGGACTCCGGGATAGAGCTCTGCCCTTGTCCTGACTCCAGCGAGGGCGAGCCACTCAAGGAGGGGAGGGCTAGTGGTACCCCATCAGATCTGGAGGACCACTCCCCTTGTGCACTACCCCCAGATAGCATAccccaggtctctcccatggggcTGGCGTCCAGTGAAGGGGACATCCCGTGA
- the WBP1 gene encoding WW domain-binding protein 1 isoform X9, with amino-acid sequence MVAAAKMGRAGTMELRELCPGVNNQPYLCESGHCCGETGCCTYYYELWWFWLLWTVLILFSCCCAFRHRRAKLRLQQQQRQREINLLAYHGACHGAGPVPSGSLLDLRLLSAFKPPAYEDVVHRPGTPPPPYTVVPGRPLTASGECTCRSSASSCPAHCERTNVEGVSSHQSAPPLQEGEPGAGVSPAHTPPSCRYRRLTGDSGIELCPCPDSSEGEPLKEGRASGTPSDLEDHSPCALPPDSIPQVSPMGLASSEGDIP; translated from the exons ATGGTGGCGGCAGCGAAGATGGGCCGGGCAGGGACGATGGAG CTTCGAGAGCTGTGCCCAGGAGTGAACAACCAGCCCTACCTCTGTGAGAGTGGCCACTGCTGCGGGGAGACTGGCTGCTGCACCTACTACTATGAGCTCTGGT GGTTCTGGCTACTCTGGACTGTCCTCATCCTCTTTAGCTGCTGTTGCGCCTTCCGCCACCGACGAGCTAAACTTCGGCTGcaacagcagcagcggcagcgcGAGATCAACTTGTTGGCCTACCACGGGGCGTGCCACGGCGCTGGGCCAGTCCCTTCGGGTTCACTGCTTGACCTTC GCCTCCTCAGCGCCTTCAAACCCCCAGCCTATGAAGATGTGGTTCACCGTCCGGGCACACCGCCACCTCCTTATACTGTGGTCCCAGGCCGCCCCTTGACTGCTTCCGGAGAATGCACCTGCCGCTCCTCTGCATCCAGCTGCCCTGCCCACTGCGAGAGGACAAACGTGGAAGGTGTTTCCTCCCACCAGAGTGCCCCCCCTCTTCAGGAGGGTGAGCCTGGGGCAGGCGTGAGCCCGGCCCATACGCCCCCCTCCTGCCGCTATCGTCGCCTGACTGGGGACTCCGGGATAGAGCTCTGCCCTTGTCCTGACTCCAGCGAGGGCGAGCCACTCAAGGAGGGGAGGGCTAGTGGTACCCCATCAGATCTGGAGGACCACTCCCCTTGTGCACTACCCCCAGATAGCATAccccaggtctctcccatggggcTGGCGTCCAGTGAAGGGGACATCCCGTGA
- the WBP1 gene encoding WW domain-binding protein 1 isoform X1 has translation MLVGGALSGWNLRPGSDGGGSEDGPGRDDGGGGRGGRGGAAGGRGGCGLQGAVGGGMARASSGNGSEEAWGALRAPQQQSPAASSLEGAIWRRAGTQTRALDAILYHPQHSHLVGSTALGLTLPLLFPREPETQGRKDPAWGLRELCPGVNNQPYLCESGHCCGETGCCTYYYELWWFWLLWTVLILFSCCCAFRHRRAKLRLQQQQRQREINLLAYHGACHGAGPVPSGSLLDLRLLSAFKPPAYEDVVHRPGTPPPPYTVVPGRPLTASGECTCRSSASSCPAHCERTNVEGVSSHQSAPPLQEGEPGAGVSPAHTPPSCRYRRLTGDSGIELCPCPDSSEGEPLKEGRASGTPSDLEDHSPCALPPDSIPQVSPMGLASSEGDIP, from the exons ATGCTAGTTGGCGGAGCCCTCTCCGGATGGAACCTCCGGCCGGGGAGTGATGGTGGCGGCAGCGAAGATGGGCCGGGCAGGGACGATGGAGGTGGCGGCAGAggtggcaggggcggggcggctgGCGGTAGAGGAGGCTGTGGTCTTCAGGGGGCTGTAGGTGGAGGCATGGCTCGGGCCAGCAGCGGGAACGGCAGCGAGGAGGCCTGGGGGGCACTTCGGGCGCCGCAACAGCAG AGTCCGGCAGCGTCTTCTCTTGAGGGAGCAATTTGGAGAAGAGCTGGAACCCAGACTCGCGCCCTGGATGCCATCCTTTATCATCCACAGCATTCCCATCTGGTTGGGAGCACTGCTCTGGGTCTCACACTGCCCCTCCTCTTCCCTAGGGAGCCTGAGACCCAGGGGAGGAAAGATCCAGCTtggggg CTTCGAGAGCTGTGCCCAGGAGTGAACAACCAGCCCTACCTCTGTGAGAGTGGCCACTGCTGCGGGGAGACTGGCTGCTGCACCTACTACTATGAGCTCTGGT GGTTCTGGCTACTCTGGACTGTCCTCATCCTCTTTAGCTGCTGTTGCGCCTTCCGCCACCGACGAGCTAAACTTCGGCTGcaacagcagcagcggcagcgcGAGATCAACTTGTTGGCCTACCACGGGGCGTGCCACGGCGCTGGGCCAGTCCCTTCGGGTTCACTGCTTGACCTTC GCCTCCTCAGCGCCTTCAAACCCCCAGCCTATGAAGATGTGGTTCACCGTCCGGGCACACCGCCACCTCCTTATACTGTGGTCCCAGGCCGCCCCTTGACTGCTTCCGGAGAATGCACCTGCCGCTCCTCTGCATCCAGCTGCCCTGCCCACTGCGAGAGGACAAACGTGGAAGGTGTTTCCTCCCACCAGAGTGCCCCCCCTCTTCAGGAGGGTGAGCCTGGGGCAGGCGTGAGCCCGGCCCATACGCCCCCCTCCTGCCGCTATCGTCGCCTGACTGGGGACTCCGGGATAGAGCTCTGCCCTTGTCCTGACTCCAGCGAGGGCGAGCCACTCAAGGAGGGGAGGGCTAGTGGTACCCCATCAGATCTGGAGGACCACTCCCCTTGTGCACTACCCCCAGATAGCATAccccaggtctctcccatggggcTGGCGTCCAGTGAAGGGGACATCCCGTGA
- the WBP1 gene encoding WW domain-binding protein 1 isoform X2 produces the protein MLVGGALSGWNLRPGSDGGGSEDGPGRDDGGGGRGGRGGAAGGRGGCGLQGAVGGGMARASSGNGSEEAWGALRAPQQQSPAASSLEGAIWRRAGTQTRALDAILYHPQHSHLLRELCPGVNNQPYLCESGHCCGETGCCTYYYELWWFWLLWTVLILFSCCCAFRHRRAKLRLQQQQRQREINLLAYHGACHGAGPVPSGSLLDLRLLSAFKPPAYEDVVHRPGTPPPPYTVVPGRPLTASGECTCRSSASSCPAHCERTNVEGVSSHQSAPPLQEGEPGAGVSPAHTPPSCRYRRLTGDSGIELCPCPDSSEGEPLKEGRASGTPSDLEDHSPCALPPDSIPQVSPMGLASSEGDIP, from the exons ATGCTAGTTGGCGGAGCCCTCTCCGGATGGAACCTCCGGCCGGGGAGTGATGGTGGCGGCAGCGAAGATGGGCCGGGCAGGGACGATGGAGGTGGCGGCAGAggtggcaggggcggggcggctgGCGGTAGAGGAGGCTGTGGTCTTCAGGGGGCTGTAGGTGGAGGCATGGCTCGGGCCAGCAGCGGGAACGGCAGCGAGGAGGCCTGGGGGGCACTTCGGGCGCCGCAACAGCAG AGTCCGGCAGCGTCTTCTCTTGAGGGAGCAATTTGGAGAAGAGCTGGAACCCAGACTCGCGCCCTGGATGCCATCCTTTATCATCCACAGCATTCCCATCTG CTTCGAGAGCTGTGCCCAGGAGTGAACAACCAGCCCTACCTCTGTGAGAGTGGCCACTGCTGCGGGGAGACTGGCTGCTGCACCTACTACTATGAGCTCTGGT GGTTCTGGCTACTCTGGACTGTCCTCATCCTCTTTAGCTGCTGTTGCGCCTTCCGCCACCGACGAGCTAAACTTCGGCTGcaacagcagcagcggcagcgcGAGATCAACTTGTTGGCCTACCACGGGGCGTGCCACGGCGCTGGGCCAGTCCCTTCGGGTTCACTGCTTGACCTTC GCCTCCTCAGCGCCTTCAAACCCCCAGCCTATGAAGATGTGGTTCACCGTCCGGGCACACCGCCACCTCCTTATACTGTGGTCCCAGGCCGCCCCTTGACTGCTTCCGGAGAATGCACCTGCCGCTCCTCTGCATCCAGCTGCCCTGCCCACTGCGAGAGGACAAACGTGGAAGGTGTTTCCTCCCACCAGAGTGCCCCCCCTCTTCAGGAGGGTGAGCCTGGGGCAGGCGTGAGCCCGGCCCATACGCCCCCCTCCTGCCGCTATCGTCGCCTGACTGGGGACTCCGGGATAGAGCTCTGCCCTTGTCCTGACTCCAGCGAGGGCGAGCCACTCAAGGAGGGGAGGGCTAGTGGTACCCCATCAGATCTGGAGGACCACTCCCCTTGTGCACTACCCCCAGATAGCATAccccaggtctctcccatggggcTGGCGTCCAGTGAAGGGGACATCCCGTGA
- the WBP1 gene encoding WW domain-binding protein 1 isoform X6, which yields MCLLSQQSPAASSLEGAIWRRAGTQTRALDAILYHPQHSHLLRELCPGVNNQPYLCESGHCCGETGCCTYYYELWWFWLLWTVLILFSCCCAFRHRRAKLRLQQQQRQREINLLAYHGACHGAGPVPSGSLLDLRLLSAFKPPAYEDVVHRPGTPPPPYTVVPGRPLTASGECTCRSSASSCPAHCERTNVEGVSSHQSAPPLQEGEPGAGVSPAHTPPSCRYRRLTGDSGIELCPCPDSSEGEPLKEGRASGTPSDLEDHSPCALPPDSIPQVSPMGLASSEGDIP from the exons ATGTGCCTATTGTCACAACAGAGTCCGGCAGCGTCTTCTCTTGAGGGAGCAATTTGGAGAAGAGCTGGAACCCAGACTCGCGCCCTGGATGCCATCCTTTATCATCCACAGCATTCCCATCTG CTTCGAGAGCTGTGCCCAGGAGTGAACAACCAGCCCTACCTCTGTGAGAGTGGCCACTGCTGCGGGGAGACTGGCTGCTGCACCTACTACTATGAGCTCTGGT GGTTCTGGCTACTCTGGACTGTCCTCATCCTCTTTAGCTGCTGTTGCGCCTTCCGCCACCGACGAGCTAAACTTCGGCTGcaacagcagcagcggcagcgcGAGATCAACTTGTTGGCCTACCACGGGGCGTGCCACGGCGCTGGGCCAGTCCCTTCGGGTTCACTGCTTGACCTTC GCCTCCTCAGCGCCTTCAAACCCCCAGCCTATGAAGATGTGGTTCACCGTCCGGGCACACCGCCACCTCCTTATACTGTGGTCCCAGGCCGCCCCTTGACTGCTTCCGGAGAATGCACCTGCCGCTCCTCTGCATCCAGCTGCCCTGCCCACTGCGAGAGGACAAACGTGGAAGGTGTTTCCTCCCACCAGAGTGCCCCCCCTCTTCAGGAGGGTGAGCCTGGGGCAGGCGTGAGCCCGGCCCATACGCCCCCCTCCTGCCGCTATCGTCGCCTGACTGGGGACTCCGGGATAGAGCTCTGCCCTTGTCCTGACTCCAGCGAGGGCGAGCCACTCAAGGAGGGGAGGGCTAGTGGTACCCCATCAGATCTGGAGGACCACTCCCCTTGTGCACTACCCCCAGATAGCATAccccaggtctctcccatggggcTGGCGTCCAGTGAAGGGGACATCCCGTGA
- the WBP1 gene encoding WW domain-binding protein 1 isoform X4: protein MVAAAKMGRAGTMESPAASSLEGAIWRRAGTQTRALDAILYHPQHSHLVGSTALGLTLPLLFPREPETQGRKDPAWGLRELCPGVNNQPYLCESGHCCGETGCCTYYYELWWFWLLWTVLILFSCCCAFRHRRAKLRLQQQQRQREINLLAYHGACHGAGPVPSGSLLDLRLLSAFKPPAYEDVVHRPGTPPPPYTVVPGRPLTASGECTCRSSASSCPAHCERTNVEGVSSHQSAPPLQEGEPGAGVSPAHTPPSCRYRRLTGDSGIELCPCPDSSEGEPLKEGRASGTPSDLEDHSPCALPPDSIPQVSPMGLASSEGDIP, encoded by the exons ATGGTGGCGGCAGCGAAGATGGGCCGGGCAGGGACGATGGAG AGTCCGGCAGCGTCTTCTCTTGAGGGAGCAATTTGGAGAAGAGCTGGAACCCAGACTCGCGCCCTGGATGCCATCCTTTATCATCCACAGCATTCCCATCTGGTTGGGAGCACTGCTCTGGGTCTCACACTGCCCCTCCTCTTCCCTAGGGAGCCTGAGACCCAGGGGAGGAAAGATCCAGCTtggggg CTTCGAGAGCTGTGCCCAGGAGTGAACAACCAGCCCTACCTCTGTGAGAGTGGCCACTGCTGCGGGGAGACTGGCTGCTGCACCTACTACTATGAGCTCTGGT GGTTCTGGCTACTCTGGACTGTCCTCATCCTCTTTAGCTGCTGTTGCGCCTTCCGCCACCGACGAGCTAAACTTCGGCTGcaacagcagcagcggcagcgcGAGATCAACTTGTTGGCCTACCACGGGGCGTGCCACGGCGCTGGGCCAGTCCCTTCGGGTTCACTGCTTGACCTTC GCCTCCTCAGCGCCTTCAAACCCCCAGCCTATGAAGATGTGGTTCACCGTCCGGGCACACCGCCACCTCCTTATACTGTGGTCCCAGGCCGCCCCTTGACTGCTTCCGGAGAATGCACCTGCCGCTCCTCTGCATCCAGCTGCCCTGCCCACTGCGAGAGGACAAACGTGGAAGGTGTTTCCTCCCACCAGAGTGCCCCCCCTCTTCAGGAGGGTGAGCCTGGGGCAGGCGTGAGCCCGGCCCATACGCCCCCCTCCTGCCGCTATCGTCGCCTGACTGGGGACTCCGGGATAGAGCTCTGCCCTTGTCCTGACTCCAGCGAGGGCGAGCCACTCAAGGAGGGGAGGGCTAGTGGTACCCCATCAGATCTGGAGGACCACTCCCCTTGTGCACTACCCCCAGATAGCATAccccaggtctctcccatggggcTGGCGTCCAGTGAAGGGGACATCCCGTGA
- the INO80B gene encoding INO80 complex subunit B, translating into MSAYVPTISSPLALQDPMSKLWRRGSTSGAMEVPEPGEALELSLAGAHGHSVHKKKHKKHKKKHKKKHHQEEEAGPTQPSPAKPQLKLKIKLGGQILGTKSVPTFTVIPEGPRSPSPLMVVDNEEEPMEGVPLEQYRAWLDEDSNLSPSPLRDLSGGLGGQEEEEEQRWLDALEKGELDDNGDLKKEINERLLTARQRALLQKARSQPSPTLPLPVAGGCPAPALTEEMLLKREERARKRRLQAARRAEEHKNQTIERLTKTAAPSGRGGRGAARGERRGGRAAAPAPMVRYSSGAQGSTLSFPAGVPAPAALSQRPAPSGPPPRCSVPGCPHPRRYACSRTGQALCSLQCYRINLQMRLGGPEGPGSPLLAT; encoded by the exons ATGTCTGCTTATGTCCCGACCATTTCCAGTCCCCTTGCCTTGCAGGACCCCATGAGTAAGCTGTGGCGGCGCGGAAGCACTTCTGGGGCCATGGAGGTCCCCGAGCCGG GGGAAGCCCTGGAGTTGAGCCTGGCCGGAGCTCATGGCCACAGCGTGCACAAGAAAAAGCACAAGAAGCACAAAAAGAAACATAAGAAGAAACACcaccaggaggaggaggctggaccCACTCAGCCGTCACCTGCCAAGCCCCAGCTCAAACTCAAAATCAAGCTGGGCGGGCAAATCCTGGGCACCAAGAG TGTTCCCACCTTCACCGTGATCCCCGAAGGCCCACGCTCGCCCTCTCCCCTTATGGTCGTGGATAATGAAGAGGAGCCCATGGAAGGAGTGCCCCTGGAGCAGTACCGTGCCTGGCTGG ATGAAGACAGTAATCTGTCTCCCTCCCCGCTTCGGGACCTGTCCGGGGGATTaggagggcaggaggaagaggaggagcagaggtggctggATGCCCTGGAGAAGGGGGAGCTGGATGACAATGGAGACCtcaagaaagaaatcaatgaGCGACTGCTCACCGCTCGACAG CGAGCGCTGCTCCAGAAGGCTCGGAGCCAGCCCTCCCCGACGTTGCCGCTGCCGGTGGCGGGGGGCTGCCCGGCCCCCGCCCTCACCGAGGAGATGCTGCTGAAGCGCGAGGAGCGGGCGCGGAAGCGGCGGCTGCAGGCGGCGCGGCGGGCTGAGGAGCACAAGAATCAGACCATCGAGCGCCTCACCAAGACCGCGGCGCCCAGCGGCCGGGGCGGCCGTGGGGCCGCGAGGGGCGAGCGGAGGGGCGGGCGCgccgcagcccctgcccccatggtGCGCTACAGCAGCGGAGCTCAGGGGTCCACCCTGTCCTTCCCCGCTGGCGTCCCCGCTCCCGCAGCACTGTCCCAGCGGCCAGCCCCCTCGGGCCCTCCTCCACGCTGCTCCGTTCCCGGTTGCCCGCACCCACGCCGCTACGCCTGCTCCCGCACGGGCCAAGCACTCTGCAGCCTTCAGTGCTACCGCATCAACCTGCAGATGCGGCTGGGGGGGCCCGAGGGCCCCGGATCCCCCCTTTTGGCTACTTGA